One window of Stenotrophomonas indicatrix genomic DNA carries:
- a CDS encoding PAS-domain containing protein, with translation MLTPSIVLFACIAWTVLLFGVALWGERQGHRLSKVWPAIYALSLGVHCTAWTYYGAASQGVQWGFPIPPTLIGMALIFALGLPFLVRLGRLAKQHNSATIADLVVARLRADQGLGITITLVALFGIIPYIALQLKAVSQGLAALLGDQFAPVGWQLDVSFWFALTMAAFTTLFGARKASATEHNRGIVVALGLESLLKLTALLAIGLYAALSVHKAGAPLLEKMAHLPPPAVVPDYLTMVALGAMAAFTLPHQFHVGVVELRQSSDLKTARWLFPVYLLLIGLPSVPMALAGAAQLPSSVSPDLYVLALPQDRGHHLLALLAYLGSLSAATGMMILSGLTLSIMLGNHGVGSRLLSGVNGFNSGADLRPRVLAFRRAGILAVFLMSWLYSRAMSGTEALSDFGLMSFTALSQLAPAVLLAVYRPRTPSPAIIAGIVLGSLVWLWLVLLPMVIPAPPPSTSRDGLHWLAMFSLRMQPGHIAISMGASLAVNLATVVLVSRAVRPSVPRQRDAVAAASLRKTAGRFLGQERARQLMDGHAGQMLDDDRVTAIERELTAVVGAGMARLLVEAARDGGAAPLDAVTRAVGEATQVLRFNQRLLEAALENMSQGISVVDAQLQLVAWNSRYAALFKFPPELLQVGQPVSNLTAWALGQLKIGDTAGDSRDKALQRRVVHMRRGTPHLSERTFPDNTIVEIRGNPMPGGGYVATFTDVTAFRRAEDALKRSNETLERRVQDRTARLEQAVHEAERANVAKTRFLTAVGHDLIQPLHAAQLLTDAMSQHIESEFLDSFLRQIRGALDSTDDLLSGLLDISRLEAGGLVADPRPFALSSVLDPLAQEFAVLAAARGLQFRHVPTRAWVHSDPLLLRRVLQNFLANAIRYTRSGGVLLGVRRHGKALSIGVHDSGPGIAPEQQAVVFEEFHRGDRSNGQGLGLGLTIARRIADLLHAPLELQSELDRGSAFSITVPRAAPPEAPRTEPAAGNSSIKGIRVLVVDNDAEALEALRQMLLAWGCDVIAARDVNALGASAHEAALWLFDYHLDEGDTGVALWKRLVAAHGARPTVILSADTGNDTRETVRSVGLSLLNKPFKPLALRWAINHLLATAATAKA, from the coding sequence ATGTTGACGCCTTCCATCGTCCTGTTCGCCTGCATCGCGTGGACCGTGCTGCTGTTTGGCGTCGCCCTCTGGGGGGAACGCCAGGGGCATCGGCTGTCGAAGGTCTGGCCGGCCATCTACGCGCTGTCGCTGGGCGTGCACTGCACGGCATGGACCTATTACGGGGCCGCCTCGCAGGGCGTGCAATGGGGCTTCCCGATCCCGCCGACACTGATCGGCATGGCGCTCATATTTGCCCTCGGCCTGCCGTTCCTGGTGCGGCTGGGGCGCCTGGCCAAGCAGCACAACAGTGCCACCATCGCCGACCTGGTGGTCGCACGGCTGCGTGCCGACCAGGGGCTGGGCATCACCATCACCCTGGTCGCGCTGTTCGGCATCATTCCCTACATTGCGCTGCAGCTGAAAGCGGTCAGCCAGGGTCTTGCCGCCTTGCTTGGCGATCAGTTCGCGCCCGTTGGCTGGCAGCTGGACGTGTCGTTCTGGTTCGCGCTGACGATGGCGGCGTTCACCACGTTGTTCGGCGCACGCAAGGCGTCGGCCACCGAACACAACCGAGGCATCGTGGTCGCGCTGGGCCTGGAATCGCTGTTGAAGCTGACGGCACTGCTGGCCATCGGCCTGTATGCCGCGCTCTCGGTGCACAAGGCTGGCGCGCCGCTGCTTGAAAAGATGGCGCACCTGCCGCCGCCGGCAGTCGTGCCGGATTACCTGACCATGGTGGCGCTCGGTGCGATGGCCGCGTTCACCCTGCCCCATCAGTTCCATGTGGGCGTGGTCGAGCTGCGCCAGTCATCGGACCTGAAGACGGCGCGCTGGCTGTTCCCGGTGTACCTGCTGTTGATCGGCCTGCCATCGGTGCCGATGGCACTGGCCGGTGCCGCACAGTTGCCATCTTCGGTGTCGCCCGACCTGTATGTCCTGGCCCTGCCGCAGGATCGCGGCCATCACCTGCTGGCGCTGCTGGCGTACCTGGGCAGCCTGAGTGCGGCCACCGGCATGATGATCCTGTCCGGGCTGACCCTGTCGATCATGCTCGGCAACCACGGTGTGGGCTCGCGCCTGCTGAGCGGCGTCAACGGCTTCAACAGCGGCGCCGATCTGCGACCGCGGGTGCTGGCCTTCCGGCGGGCCGGCATCCTCGCCGTGTTCCTGATGTCGTGGCTGTACAGCCGCGCGATGAGCGGCACCGAGGCACTCAGCGATTTTGGCCTGATGTCGTTCACCGCGCTCTCGCAGCTGGCACCAGCGGTGCTGCTGGCGGTGTACCGTCCGCGCACGCCCTCCCCGGCCATCATTGCCGGCATCGTGCTGGGCTCGCTGGTCTGGCTGTGGCTGGTGCTGCTGCCGATGGTGATCCCGGCTCCGCCGCCGTCGACCAGCCGCGACGGGCTGCACTGGCTGGCGATGTTCTCGCTGCGCATGCAGCCGGGCCATATCGCCATCAGCATGGGCGCCAGCCTGGCGGTCAACCTGGCGACCGTTGTGCTGGTGTCGCGTGCGGTGCGTCCCTCTGTGCCACGCCAGCGCGACGCGGTGGCGGCGGCGTCGTTGCGCAAGACGGCGGGGCGCTTCCTCGGCCAGGAACGGGCACGCCAGCTGATGGACGGTCACGCCGGGCAGATGCTGGATGACGACCGGGTGACCGCCATCGAGCGTGAGCTGACCGCCGTGGTCGGCGCGGGCATGGCACGCCTGCTGGTGGAGGCCGCACGCGATGGTGGCGCTGCGCCGCTGGACGCTGTTACCCGCGCGGTCGGTGAAGCCACCCAGGTACTGCGCTTCAACCAGCGCCTGCTGGAGGCGGCCCTCGAGAACATGAGCCAGGGCATCAGCGTGGTCGATGCGCAGTTGCAACTGGTGGCCTGGAACAGCCGTTATGCCGCGCTGTTCAAATTCCCGCCGGAGCTGCTGCAGGTGGGGCAGCCGGTGTCGAACCTGACGGCGTGGGCGTTGGGACAGCTGAAGATCGGCGACACCGCCGGCGACTCGCGCGACAAAGCACTGCAGCGGCGGGTGGTGCACATGCGGCGCGGCACTCCGCATCTGTCCGAGCGGACCTTCCCGGACAACACCATCGTTGAAATCCGCGGCAACCCGATGCCCGGTGGCGGTTACGTGGCCACCTTCACCGATGTCACCGCTTTCCGGCGGGCAGAGGACGCGCTCAAGCGCAGCAACGAAACCCTGGAGCGTCGCGTGCAGGACCGCACCGCGCGGCTGGAGCAGGCCGTGCATGAAGCCGAGCGGGCCAACGTCGCCAAGACACGCTTCCTCACCGCCGTCGGCCATGACCTGATCCAGCCCCTGCATGCGGCGCAGCTGTTGACCGACGCCATGTCGCAGCACATCGAATCGGAGTTCCTGGACAGCTTCCTGCGCCAGATTCGTGGTGCGCTGGATTCCACCGACGATCTGCTGTCGGGCCTGCTGGATATCTCGCGGCTGGAAGCCGGTGGACTGGTGGCCGATCCACGCCCGTTCGCGCTGTCGAGCGTGCTGGATCCGCTTGCGCAGGAGTTCGCTGTACTTGCAGCGGCGCGCGGCCTGCAGTTCCGCCATGTGCCGACCCGCGCGTGGGTGCACAGCGACCCGCTGCTGCTGCGCCGGGTGCTGCAGAACTTCCTGGCCAATGCCATCCGCTACACCCGCAGCGGTGGCGTGCTGCTGGGCGTTCGCCGGCACGGCAAGGCACTGTCGATCGGCGTGCATGACAGCGGCCCCGGCATCGCGCCGGAGCAACAAGCAGTGGTGTTCGAGGAATTCCATCGAGGTGATCGCAGCAACGGCCAGGGCCTTGGTCTGGGCCTGACCATCGCGCGCCGCATTGCCGACCTGCTGCATGCACCGTTGGAACTGCAAAGCGAACTGGATCGCGGCTCGGCCTTCTCCATCACCGTGCCGCGTGCAGCACCGCCTGAGGCCCCACGCACTGAACCCGCCGCTGGCAACAGCAGCATCAAGGGTATCCGCGTGCTGGTGGTCGACAATGATGCGGAGGCGCTGGAGGCACTGCGACAGATGCTGCTTGCCTGGGGCTGTGATGTCATCGCGGCGCGCGATGTCAATGCGCTGGGTGCTTCAGCACATGAGGCGGCACTGTGGCTGTTCGACTACCACCTTGATGAGGGCGATACCGGCGTCGCACTGTGGAAGCGCCTCGTCGCCGCGCATGGCGCGCGGCCGACGGTGATCCTCAGCGCCGATACCGGCAATGACACGCGCGAGACGGTACGCAGTGTGGGCCTGTCGCTGCTCAACAAGCCGTTCAAGCCGCTGGCGCTGCGCTGGGCGATCAACCATCTGCTGGCAACGGCCGCTACGGCAAAGGCCTGA
- a CDS encoding response regulator, with amino-acid sequence MPTLLIADDHPLFRAALHRAAEEAVADLQISEADSLHSVLEAIESQQIDLMLLDLHMPGNHGLAGLATIRALQPGLAIIIVSANEEPHVIRRAIDLGAAGYLPKSSGLTDLQSALQTVLEGERWIPALLREPVARVAPFNKDADLAARLSSLSAHQYKVLSLVAEGLLNKQIADRLGVQLRTVKAHMTRIMGRLGVRNRAQAIRVLHEMGLSDPSRQIEEAQDA; translated from the coding sequence ATGCCGACCCTGCTCATCGCCGATGACCACCCCTTGTTCCGCGCGGCGCTGCATCGCGCGGCCGAAGAGGCGGTGGCTGACCTGCAGATCAGTGAGGCCGATTCGCTGCACAGCGTGCTCGAAGCGATCGAGAGCCAGCAGATCGACCTGATGCTGCTGGACCTGCATATGCCAGGCAATCACGGTCTTGCCGGGCTGGCGACCATACGTGCACTGCAACCGGGACTGGCGATCATCATCGTTTCGGCCAATGAAGAGCCGCACGTGATCCGCCGCGCCATCGATCTGGGCGCAGCCGGCTATCTGCCCAAGAGTTCAGGGCTGACCGATCTGCAGTCGGCGCTGCAGACCGTGCTTGAGGGTGAGCGCTGGATTCCGGCGCTGCTGCGCGAGCCGGTGGCGCGGGTGGCGCCCTTCAACAAGGACGCCGATCTTGCCGCGCGCTTGTCCAGCCTGTCCGCGCATCAGTACAAGGTGCTGAGCCTGGTGGCCGAAGGGCTGCTCAACAAGCAGATTGCCGACCGGCTGGGTGTGCAGTTGCGCACGGTCAAGGCGCACATGACCCGGATCATGGGACGGCTGGGCGTACGCAATCGTGCGCAGGCCATCCGTGTGCTGCACGAGATGGGGCTGTCCGATCCCTCGCGGCAGATCGAAGAAGCGCAGGACGCCTGA